The Solea senegalensis isolate Sse05_10M linkage group LG4, IFAPA_SoseM_1, whole genome shotgun sequence genome includes a region encoding these proteins:
- the LOC122767680 gene encoding uncharacterized protein LOC122767680 isoform X1 yields MTGGQRLFVIFIYSLHVIAVDAYYFPPPQLIVDTSVMTETDTVTLFCYSPPAASECYFYTVNTVKTKTSSCRETLTLTGSELLWMVNQSPPTVVRVKCFYTVKKGDLNFPSEHSDVSSITINARREETTELHTTQTLTTGLTVRPHVSTPATPKAGLTVSRPHVSTAVTPTEEAMTRNLVVMISTVSVVTVILFLLLLDCTIKGRSGSINVNKQEPQKEDERDTLCNTCVTFTIIRSLPGLMTMTMTYSMERNIDSNVSYSPVGCSADN; encoded by the exons atgACAGGAGGACAGCGATTGTTTGTCATCTTCATTT ATTCCCTTCATGTGATTGCAGTTGACG ctTATTACTTTCCTCCACCTCAGCTCATAGTGGACACTTCAGTCATGACTGAGACGGACACGGTCACTCTGTTCTGTTACTCTCCACCAGCTGCGTCTGAGTGTTATTTCTATACTGTGAACACggtcaaaacaaaaacctcctcGTGTAgggagacactgacactgacagggTCTGAGTTGCTGTGGATGGTAAATCAGAGTCCACCCACTGTTGTAAGAGTGAAATGTTTTTACACTGTAAAGAAAGGAGACTTAAATTTTCCATCTGAACACAGTGACGTatcctccatcaccatcaacG CTCGTCGTGAGGAAACAACAGAATTACATACGACGCAAACACTGACCACAG GTCTGACTGTTAGACCTCATGTTTCAACACCTGCGACTCCTAAAG CAGGTCTGACTGTTAGCAGACCTCATGTTTCAACTGCCGTGACGCCTACAGAAG AAGCAATGACGCGGAATCTGGTGGTGATGATTTCAACTGTTTCTGTTGTGACTGTGATTCTCTTCTTACTGTTACTTGATTGCACTATAAAAGGAAGAAGTG GTTCTATAAATGTGAACAAACAAGAGCCTCAAAAGGAAGACGAACGTGACACATTGTGTAATACATGTGTCACTTTCACCATCATACGTTCTCTCCCAG GActcatgacaatgacaatgacttACAGTATGGAGAGAAACATTGACTCCAACGTTAGTTATTCACCGGTTGGCTGCTCAGCTGACAACTGA
- the LOC122767680 gene encoding uncharacterized protein LOC122767680 isoform X2: MTGGQRLFVIFIYSLHVIAVDAYYFPPPQLIVDTSVMTETDTVTLFCYSPPAASECYFYTVNTVKTKTSSCRETLTLTGSELLWMVNQSPPTVVRVKCFYTVKKGDLNFPSEHSDVSSITINARREETTELHTTQTLTTGLTVRPHVSTPATPKAGLTVSRPHVSTAVTPTEEAMTRNLVVMISTVSVVTVILFLLLLDCTIKGRSGSINVNKQEPQKEDERDTLCNTCVTFTIIRSLPV; encoded by the exons atgACAGGAGGACAGCGATTGTTTGTCATCTTCATTT ATTCCCTTCATGTGATTGCAGTTGACG ctTATTACTTTCCTCCACCTCAGCTCATAGTGGACACTTCAGTCATGACTGAGACGGACACGGTCACTCTGTTCTGTTACTCTCCACCAGCTGCGTCTGAGTGTTATTTCTATACTGTGAACACggtcaaaacaaaaacctcctcGTGTAgggagacactgacactgacagggTCTGAGTTGCTGTGGATGGTAAATCAGAGTCCACCCACTGTTGTAAGAGTGAAATGTTTTTACACTGTAAAGAAAGGAGACTTAAATTTTCCATCTGAACACAGTGACGTatcctccatcaccatcaacG CTCGTCGTGAGGAAACAACAGAATTACATACGACGCAAACACTGACCACAG GTCTGACTGTTAGACCTCATGTTTCAACACCTGCGACTCCTAAAG CAGGTCTGACTGTTAGCAGACCTCATGTTTCAACTGCCGTGACGCCTACAGAAG AAGCAATGACGCGGAATCTGGTGGTGATGATTTCAACTGTTTCTGTTGTGACTGTGATTCTCTTCTTACTGTTACTTGATTGCACTATAAAAGGAAGAAGTG GTTCTATAAATGTGAACAAACAAGAGCCTCAAAAGGAAGACGAACGTGACACATTGTGTAATACATGTGTCACTTTCACCATCATACGTTCTCTCCCAG TCTGA